From a single Kitasatospora sp. NBC_00458 genomic region:
- a CDS encoding ATP-grasp domain-containing protein has product MPSDHVVVLHRWTDSYADYASYLDHSEHRVSYVTTPRARAALPAAAAAVAVVPSTEDRAAVRAAVDRLTAEHGSPARIVALHEVDLDVAAELREELGVPGETPDRLRPFRDKLAMARRLAAQDVPVPPTGPAPDHAAVAAFADRHGWPVILKPVRGTASSHVSRLDGPADLAGYAFPPGVPLLVQSYLPHGILHVDGVAADGDLRVWRASRYLNTCLDFTHGDALGSVEIDDPVLLKAVGEFTRRAVLAMSADPWVFHLELFASADGSEPEFHVLEVGARPGGAEIPFVWREVHGVDLMAAAVDIQLGRPLPAFPHPAGPAEDGGAGGYGGWLLVPTPAARPCLVVAATPQTGLPDGPYAERLPAPGSRLADLPGYEHSGARFRFRGRTGAEVERAVTRTAARLDYRCEPVDPSRPPHVVLVGTGGRVYREYALRDAAAHGRVSTVNDAPADWELPYLDGHLVADTGDVDALTRAVAEALAGDAAPAGLLTWSEVLLERTAEAAERLGLPHMTPQAVRNCRDKLRTRQLLERAGLPSARYAVAHGLDSALAAAERIGYPVVVKPRALAGSSGVVLAGSPDELAALHRHADRAAFAGLDPLDGLLIEEYLDGPEISLDCVVLAGEVHCVNLARKRIGYPPFFEEVGHLVSPWHHEPWADETTDLVTRIHAALGVTTGVTHAELRLTARGPRLVELNGRLGGDYIPLLGRLATGVDLTAAAMDAALGRVPDLRPTRDDCAEVRFLYPGQDGTVARLDVAGAREVPGVERVVALAEPGQQLLLPPRGVVPRLAAVVATGPDAAACDRTLTEALNRIEATITPAEEA; this is encoded by the coding sequence GTGCCCTCCGACCATGTCGTCGTCCTCCACCGGTGGACCGACTCCTACGCCGACTACGCCTCCTACCTGGACCACTCCGAGCACCGGGTCAGCTACGTCACGACCCCGCGCGCCCGGGCCGCACTTCCGGCCGCGGCCGCCGCCGTCGCCGTCGTCCCCAGCACCGAGGACCGCGCCGCGGTGCGGGCCGCCGTCGACCGGCTGACCGCCGAACACGGCTCCCCCGCACGGATCGTCGCGCTGCACGAGGTGGACCTCGACGTCGCCGCCGAGCTCCGCGAGGAGCTGGGCGTGCCCGGCGAGACGCCCGACCGGCTGCGGCCGTTCCGCGACAAGCTGGCGATGGCCCGGCGGCTCGCCGCGCAGGACGTCCCCGTGCCGCCCACCGGCCCCGCCCCGGACCACGCGGCGGTCGCCGCCTTCGCCGACCGGCACGGCTGGCCGGTCATCCTCAAACCGGTGCGAGGGACGGCGAGTTCGCACGTCTCCCGGCTCGACGGGCCGGCCGACCTGGCCGGGTACGCGTTCCCGCCGGGCGTCCCGCTGCTGGTGCAGTCGTACCTGCCGCACGGGATCCTGCACGTCGACGGGGTCGCCGCCGACGGGGACCTGCGGGTCTGGCGCGCCTCGCGCTACCTCAACACCTGCCTGGACTTCACCCACGGGGACGCGCTCGGCTCGGTCGAGATCGACGACCCGGTACTGCTCAAGGCCGTCGGCGAGTTCACCCGGCGCGCCGTCCTGGCGATGTCGGCCGACCCGTGGGTGTTCCACCTCGAACTGTTCGCCTCCGCCGACGGCTCTGAACCGGAGTTCCACGTCCTGGAGGTGGGCGCCCGGCCCGGCGGGGCGGAGATCCCGTTCGTCTGGCGCGAGGTGCACGGCGTCGACCTGATGGCCGCCGCGGTGGACATCCAACTCGGCCGCCCGCTGCCCGCGTTCCCGCACCCCGCCGGTCCGGCCGAGGACGGCGGCGCGGGCGGGTACGGCGGCTGGCTGCTGGTCCCGACCCCGGCCGCGCGCCCGTGCCTGGTCGTCGCGGCGACGCCGCAGACCGGCCTGCCGGACGGGCCGTACGCCGAGCGGCTCCCGGCGCCCGGCAGCCGCCTGGCCGACCTCCCCGGGTACGAGCACTCCGGGGCACGGTTCCGCTTCCGCGGCCGCACCGGCGCCGAGGTGGAACGGGCGGTCACCCGCACCGCCGCCCGGCTCGACTACCGCTGCGAACCGGTCGACCCCTCCCGCCCGCCCCACGTGGTCCTCGTCGGCACCGGCGGCCGCGTCTACCGGGAGTACGCCCTCCGGGACGCGGCGGCGCACGGCCGGGTCTCCACCGTCAACGACGCCCCCGCCGACTGGGAACTGCCCTACCTGGACGGCCACCTGGTCGCGGACACCGGCGACGTCGACGCGCTCACCCGGGCCGTCGCCGAGGCCCTGGCCGGGGACGCGGCACCGGCGGGCCTGCTCACCTGGAGCGAGGTGCTGCTGGAGCGGACCGCCGAGGCCGCCGAGCGGCTCGGGCTCCCGCACATGACCCCGCAGGCCGTCCGCAACTGCCGGGACAAGCTCCGCACCCGGCAGCTGCTGGAGCGGGCCGGGCTGCCGTCCGCGCGCTACGCGGTCGCGCACGGCCTCGACTCGGCGCTCGCGGCCGCGGAGCGGATCGGCTACCCGGTGGTGGTCAAGCCCCGGGCCCTCGCGGGCAGCAGCGGCGTGGTGCTGGCCGGCTCGCCCGACGAACTCGCCGCGCTGCACCGGCACGCCGACCGGGCCGCGTTCGCCGGCCTCGACCCGCTCGACGGACTGCTGATCGAGGAGTACCTGGACGGCCCGGAGATCAGCCTGGACTGCGTGGTCCTCGCGGGCGAGGTGCACTGCGTCAACCTGGCGCGCAAGCGGATCGGCTACCCCCCGTTCTTCGAGGAGGTCGGGCACCTCGTCTCGCCGTGGCACCACGAGCCCTGGGCCGACGAGACGACCGACCTCGTCACCCGGATCCACGCGGCGCTCGGCGTCACCACCGGGGTGACCCACGCCGAACTGCGGCTCACCGCCCGCGGACCGCGCCTGGTGGAGCTCAACGGGCGGCTCGGCGGCGACTACATCCCGCTGCTCGGCCGGCTCGCCACCGGCGTCGACCTCACCGCCGCCGCCATGGACGCGGCACTCGGCCGGGTGCCCGACCTGCGGCCGACCCGGGACGACTGCGCCGAAGTGCGCTTCCTCTACCCCGGGCAGGACGGCACCGTCGCCCGGCTGGACGTCGCCGGAGCACGCGAAGTACCGGGCGTGGAAAGGGTGGTGGCGCTGGCCGAGCCCGGGCAGCAGCTGCTGCTCCCGCCCCGCGGCGTGGTGCCCCGGCTGGCCGCGGTCGTCGCCACCGGCCCCGACGCCGCCGCCTGCGACCGCACCCTGACCGAAGCGCTGAACCGGATCGAAGCAACCATCACCCCCGCCGAGGAGGCGTGA